Proteins from a genomic interval of Chitinophagales bacterium:
- the mnmG gene encoding tRNA uridine-5-carboxymethylaminomethyl(34) synthesis enzyme MnmG, with the protein MFAEYDVIVVGGGHAGCEAAAAAANLGSKTLLVTMNMQTIGQMSCNPAMGGVAKGQIVREIDAMGGYSGIVTDKTMIQFRMLNKSKGPAMWSPRTQNDRMLFAAEWRLQLEQTPNLDFWQEMVVGLIVKDGRVCGVKTSLGIEIAGKSVVLTNGTFLNGLIHIGEKRFGGGRAGEKAATGITAQLVELGFEAGRMKTGTPPRIDGRSIDYSKMEVQEGDNPPSRFSFTDTPLPTKQRNCWIAYTNSDVHDLLKTGFSRSPMFAGRIKGVGPRYCPSIEDKINRFSERDRHQLFVEPEGWDTVEIYLNGFSTSLPEDVQMKAMKLIPGFENAKMFRPGYAIEYDYFPPIQLQHTLETKLVENLFFAGQINGTTGYEEAACQGLMAGINAHRKAKGEEEVILKRSDAYIGVLIDDLINKGTEEPYRMFTSRAEYRILLRQDNADLRLTGIGHEIGLASKERYDRMEAKKNGAAEIKYFLENLSVSPEEIDSILEAKGTPPLRQKMKVFNLLLRPQIDIATLSQVPKIGEFMANYSAEAIEQVEIGAKYDHYIQKEQETAEKMNRLEHIKLNPSFDYEQLKGLSSEAREKLGSIKPVTLGQASRISGVSPSDVSVLMVHLGR; encoded by the coding sequence ATGTTTGCAGAATACGATGTAATAGTAGTGGGAGGTGGTCATGCAGGTTGTGAAGCAGCAGCCGCAGCAGCAAATTTGGGTTCAAAAACGCTGTTGGTCACAATGAATATGCAGACAATCGGGCAGATGTCTTGTAATCCTGCAATGGGTGGCGTGGCAAAAGGACAGATAGTACGGGAGATTGACGCAATGGGAGGATATTCTGGGATTGTGACAGATAAAACGATGATTCAATTCAGAATGTTGAACAAGTCCAAAGGCCCTGCAATGTGGAGTCCTCGCACACAAAATGACCGAATGTTGTTCGCCGCCGAGTGGCGACTGCAATTGGAGCAAACACCTAATTTGGATTTTTGGCAAGAAATGGTTGTGGGTTTAATTGTAAAAGATGGACGTGTTTGTGGGGTAAAAACAAGTTTAGGTATAGAGATAGCAGGCAAATCGGTTGTTTTGACGAATGGCACATTCCTAAATGGACTCATTCACATAGGAGAGAAGCGGTTTGGCGGTGGAAGAGCGGGCGAAAAAGCTGCGACAGGTATCACTGCACAACTCGTAGAGTTGGGTTTTGAGGCAGGAAGAATGAAAACAGGAACGCCACCAAGAATAGATGGCAGAAGTATTGACTATAGTAAGATGGAAGTGCAAGAAGGAGATAACCCTCCGTCTCGATTTTCGTTTACCGATACACCCTTACCAACAAAACAAAGAAACTGTTGGATTGCCTATACGAACTCTGATGTTCACGATTTATTGAAGACAGGTTTTAGTCGCTCACCCATGTTTGCAGGGCGCATCAAAGGAGTAGGACCTCGCTATTGTCCTTCAATTGAAGACAAAATCAATCGTTTTTCGGAGCGTGACAGGCATCAATTGTTTGTAGAGCCAGAAGGTTGGGACACCGTAGAGATTTACCTCAATGGTTTTTCTACATCATTACCAGAAGATGTGCAAATGAAGGCAATGAAGCTAATTCCTGGTTTTGAAAACGCCAAAATGTTTCGACCAGGATATGCCATCGAATACGATTACTTTCCACCCATACAGTTGCAGCATACTCTGGAAACAAAGTTGGTCGAGAATCTATTTTTTGCAGGACAAATCAACGGAACTACAGGCTATGAGGAAGCCGCTTGTCAAGGTTTGATGGCAGGAATCAACGCACACCGAAAAGCAAAAGGAGAGGAGGAAGTGATTTTGAAGCGTTCAGATGCCTACATTGGCGTATTGATTGATGACCTCATCAACAAAGGGACAGAAGAACCCTATCGAATGTTTACTTCTCGTGCAGAATACCGCATTTTACTTAGACAAGACAATGCCGATTTGCGACTTACAGGCATTGGTCATGAGATAGGTTTGGCGAGTAAAGAAAGATACGATAGGATGGAAGCAAAGAAAAACGGTGCTGCAGAAATCAAGTATTTCTTGGAGAATCTCAGCGTTTCGCCAGAAGAAATAGATAGTATTTTGGAGGCAAAGGGTACGCCTCCCCTACGTCAAAAAATGAAGGTTTTCAACCTTCTGCTCCGCCCACAAATTGATATCGCAACCCTTTCGCAAGTGCCAAAGATTGGTGAATTTATGGCAAATTACTCGGCAGAAGCCATTGAGCAGGTCGAAATTGGCGCAAAATACGACCACTACATCCAAAAAGAACAGGAAACTGCTGAAAAAATGAACCGTTTGGAACACATCAAACTGAACCCTTCTTTTGATTATGAGCAGCTAAAAGGGCTATCCTCGGAAGCAAGGGAAAAATTGGGTAGCATCAAACCTGTCACATTAGGTCAAGCAAGCAGAATCAGTGGTGTTTCACCCTCTGATGTATCGGTGTTGATGGTGCATTTGGGGAGATAG
- a CDS encoding AAA family ATPase yields MSEKKDTSFIAYKFRDLKIYGSSEWLANEQKKYRRVFDRSEASYIYAEFSFYNKLFDQEDWKMEVTLKAFALRGTKKQELCKLTSVKEVSKESNIVYIREGWGNKKTGLYWKKGTYLWEAYIEGKLIASQKFWVEDVGVVTEDNNPYFSIESIKLYEGPDNNIPINSRTYYKGFDGKNARYVFVEFAMQNLVVEKAWNCEVFFKFYNDAHQLKGETVEVFHIKPTDKTYTITSGWGSNDKGTWFHDNYTLEIIFMDHLVAILPFEVSDAFEEGMSEALIPSTGAKLIPKEQEQPQTFEEVMSDLEALIGLQTVKQRIKEYAEYLKFVKIRIEKGFEDAQKINLHAVFTGNPGTGKTTVANMLGRIYKHMGLLSKGHVHEVDRADLVGEYIGQTAPKVKEAIKNARGGILFIDEAYSLARAKDDLKDFGREVIEILVKEMSDGTGDLSIIVAGYPSEMRTFMDANPGLKSRFTQWFEFPDYIPQELADIAEYAANKRNILLTPQSKAFLYSKIVEAYRTRDRFFGNARYVNSLISEAKINLGLRVMKQESPKSLSKEDLSTLIVEDFEKIFKQKEKTLPDIPINEELLAESLEELNALVGLAEVKKEISELVQLVRFYREIGKDVLNKFSLHSVFTGNPGTGKTTVARILSGIFKALGVLERGHLVECDRHSLVAGYVGQTALKTSEKIDAAIGGVLFIDEAYALTQRGQTDFGKEAIETLIKRMEDQKGQFAVVVAGYPDPMKSFLESNPGFKSRFDRLLVFEDFSVKSLLEIAVRKIEKEGYTIEEDAKTHLRRYLGYLQATKDSFFGNGRTVVKTIDEIIKNQNLRLAAMPKEERTDEMLKNIILMDVEMFDERKAVSGGRKRLGFTRTGSTTS; encoded by the coding sequence ATGTCAGAGAAAAAAGATACCTCATTTATCGCCTATAAATTTAGAGACCTCAAAATATATGGTTCTTCGGAGTGGCTTGCCAATGAACAGAAGAAATACCGTCGTGTATTTGATCGGTCAGAAGCATCGTATATTTATGCAGAATTTTCATTCTACAATAAATTATTCGATCAGGAAGATTGGAAAATGGAGGTTACGCTGAAAGCCTTTGCGCTTCGAGGAACGAAGAAGCAAGAACTTTGTAAACTTACTTCGGTGAAAGAGGTGAGTAAGGAATCTAATATTGTGTATATCCGTGAAGGATGGGGCAATAAAAAAACTGGCTTGTACTGGAAGAAAGGCACTTATCTTTGGGAAGCCTATATCGAAGGGAAGCTAATTGCAAGTCAAAAGTTTTGGGTAGAAGATGTAGGAGTCGTTACCGAAGATAATAACCCATATTTTTCTATTGAATCTATAAAGCTTTATGAAGGCCCTGATAATAATATTCCTATAAATAGTAGAACATATTATAAAGGATTTGACGGAAAAAATGCTCGTTATGTTTTTGTAGAATTTGCCATGCAAAACTTGGTAGTAGAAAAGGCATGGAACTGTGAGGTCTTCTTCAAATTTTACAACGATGCCCATCAATTGAAGGGAGAAACCGTTGAAGTATTTCATATCAAACCTACGGACAAAACCTATACCATCACGTCAGGATGGGGTTCAAATGACAAAGGCACATGGTTTCACGATAATTATACCCTTGAAATCATTTTCATGGATCATTTGGTAGCTATTTTACCCTTTGAGGTTTCAGATGCTTTTGAAGAAGGTATGTCTGAGGCATTGATCCCCAGCACTGGTGCAAAGTTGATTCCTAAAGAACAAGAACAACCGCAAACTTTTGAAGAAGTAATGTCTGACTTGGAAGCCTTGATTGGGCTTCAAACGGTGAAACAACGCATCAAAGAATATGCGGAGTATCTAAAGTTTGTCAAAATCAGAATAGAGAAAGGTTTTGAGGATGCTCAAAAAATAAACCTTCATGCAGTTTTTACAGGAAACCCAGGTACAGGTAAAACAACGGTAGCAAATATGTTGGGTCGAATTTACAAACACATGGGCTTGCTATCCAAAGGTCATGTCCATGAAGTGGATCGTGCGGACTTGGTAGGTGAGTATATCGGACAAACTGCGCCAAAAGTAAAGGAAGCTATCAAAAATGCAAGAGGCGGAATTTTGTTTATTGATGAAGCATACAGTTTGGCTCGTGCAAAAGACGATCTCAAAGATTTCGGTAGAGAAGTCATAGAAATTCTTGTAAAAGAAATGTCCGATGGAACGGGAGATTTATCCATTATTGTTGCAGGTTATCCTAGTGAGATGAGAACATTTATGGATGCTAATCCAGGCTTGAAATCTCGTTTTACACAATGGTTTGAATTCCCTGATTACATTCCTCAAGAGTTGGCAGACATTGCCGAGTATGCTGCAAACAAACGAAACATTTTATTAACACCTCAATCAAAAGCATTTTTATACAGCAAGATTGTAGAAGCATATCGAACCAGAGACCGATTTTTTGGAAATGCACGCTATGTTAATTCACTCATTAGCGAAGCCAAAATCAATTTGGGATTGAGGGTGATGAAGCAGGAAAGTCCAAAGAGTTTGTCAAAAGAAGATTTGTCAACTTTGATAGTAGAGGATTTTGAAAAAATATTCAAACAAAAAGAAAAGACACTGCCAGATATTCCAATCAATGAAGAACTGCTTGCAGAATCTTTGGAAGAATTGAATGCTTTGGTAGGATTGGCAGAAGTGAAAAAAGAAATTTCGGAGTTGGTACAGTTGGTTCGTTTTTATAGAGAGATAGGGAAGGACGTGCTCAACAAATTTTCGCTACACTCTGTATTCACAGGAAACCCAGGAACAGGTAAAACAACAGTTGCCCGAATCTTGTCTGGTATATTCAAAGCTTTGGGTGTTTTAGAAAGAGGACATCTCGTAGAATGTGATCGGCATAGTTTGGTAGCAGGTTATGTTGGACAAACGGCATTGAAAACTTCTGAAAAAATTGATGCTGCAATCGGTGGTGTTTTGTTCATTGATGAAGCTTACGCACTCACACAACGTGGACAAACAGATTTTGGTAAAGAAGCCATCGAAACTTTAATCAAACGAATGGAAGATCAAAAAGGACAATTTGCTGTAGTAGTGGCAGGATATCCTGACCCTATGAAATCTTTCTTGGAATCAAATCCTGGATTCAAATCCCGTTTTGATAGATTGTTGGTCTTTGAAGATTTCTCTGTGAAATCGCTCCTTGAAATTGCAGTCAGAAAAATCGAGAAAGAAGGTTATACCATCGAAGAAGATGCAAAAACACACCTTCGTAGATATTTGGGCTACTTGCAAGCCACCAAAGATTCATTCTTTGGCAATGGTCGAACAGTAGTGAAAACGATTGACGAAATTATCAAAAATCAAAATCTAAGATTGGCTGCAATGCCAAAAGAAGAACGAACAGATGAAATGCTAAAAAATATCATTTTGATGGATGTCGAAATGTTTGACGAGAGAAAAGCAGTAAGTGGTGGAAGAAAACGTTTGGGATTTACTCGAACAGGCAGCACAACATCGTAA
- a CDS encoding lytic transglycosylase domain-containing protein: MKQLLKWNQNVQLNVKSFGFLLLFIVLSNIFTYRLMNVSNKAPTAVAEAIAEPSLYLLDQAEKYVYNSNAFEEKVRQVCDDLKIAPEWLMAVMHAESRFDASVSNHKGSGATGLIQWMPATAKDFNITVEKLRNMNHIEQLDFVYKYLDAKRKLHRQYESLTDLYLAILYPRALEEEYCFSLYEQPSAAYKMNSGLDEDKDGRVTVQDIDKFVKRIYPTAYMASLGGEEKANKSFWGGIGR; the protein is encoded by the coding sequence ATGAAACAACTTCTAAAATGGAATCAAAATGTCCAACTCAATGTCAAATCTTTTGGCTTTTTACTTTTGTTTATCGTGTTGAGTAACATCTTCACCTATCGTTTGATGAATGTCTCGAACAAAGCCCCTACTGCTGTAGCTGAAGCGATTGCAGAACCGTCTTTGTATCTATTGGATCAAGCCGAAAAATATGTTTACAACTCAAATGCTTTTGAAGAAAAAGTAAGGCAGGTTTGTGATGATTTAAAAATTGCTCCTGAATGGTTGATGGCTGTCATGCACGCTGAATCTCGGTTTGATGCGTCTGTATCAAATCACAAAGGCAGTGGCGCAACAGGTTTGATTCAATGGATGCCTGCTACTGCAAAGGATTTTAACATTACGGTAGAAAAACTACGGAATATGAATCACATAGAGCAGTTGGATTTTGTGTACAAATACTTGGATGCCAAACGAAAATTGCACCGACAATACGAAAGTTTGACCGATTTGTACCTTGCTATTTTGTATCCTCGTGCTTTGGAAGAGGAATATTGCTTTAGCTTGTATGAGCAACCTTCGGCTGCGTACAAAATGAATTCGGGACTGGATGAGGACAAAGACGGTCGGGTGACTGTTCAAGATATTGACAAGTTCGTAAAACGAATTTATCCTACGGCCTACATGGCTTCATTGGGTGGAGAAGAGAAAGCAAACAAAAGTTTTTGGGGAGGAATCGGTCGCTAA